The Kwoniella bestiolae CBS 10118 chromosome 5, complete sequence genomic interval ACTTCGCTGGAGGATGAGTATTCTACCGAAGAGGTCATGCAGTTTTACTACGATATGAAGTTATCTGGTAGGCCTATACAGTGttctgaggaagatgggacATGCGAGgatatgaggtgagtgattcacCGTTTTAGCTGTGCACCTGTTGTACCTTGGAAGACTAAACCGGGATTACAGCTGATCTTTACCTGGATATCTAGGCAGGAGATCCAATGGGCAGGACATCAAGGTGCAGAAGAGTTGAATAGGCATAAATTCCTGTTGGACattgatgggaatggatggaggtgagtagaTCGTCTCGTCGATGCATGGCGTAGACGATAATTCGCTGATACCATGGGTCGATGTTAGTGGTCGATTTAGAAGATTGATGAGTACCAATTCGATGGTCATCAAGATGACCATGTTCACGGAATGGTTCCAACCTCATTTGATACCGTGAGTTCTGTTCTTCCAATATACTTCACAGGATACTGATTGATGTATGATTGACATAGTTGGTTCATGTACGTTCCTGCAAAGTTGGATTTCTCAGATCTAACGGATATCATGGCATTGTAAGTTTTGTTGGGCCTATGTGTAAATCTTCGTTTACGCCCCATTGATATGGAATGATCTGAACTTAGTTTCCGGGGAACACCCAAGTATCCTGAACTTGGATTTGATGAGACTGCTGCTGCGTTGGCGAGGAATGGGGTGAGTACAACTTGCACTACATGAAAAGGACGAGGCCGATGATCTGATTTACACCCTGCGGTAAACCATAGCAATGCTTCGTCCAGCGTATGTTCAGGATGGAAGATCTCCAAGCGTACATGATGAGGCTGTTCCTTGAGTATGCAGTGAGTGAAGCTCTGTAGATTTCTATGGTTCTGGATGTCAATTGTACTGATGCTTGTTATGCGGATCACAGCGTATAGCAGCGGACGAAGGTGTGGATATGGATTTCACCATGTCTGATATGGTGACGgatgaagagcaagaaggtGTCCCGTCTGACTGGTCTGAGCCTGATCAAGTGGAGCTGGAGCTTGAAGATCAGCTGCAGGTGTAGATGGAAGATAATCCTGAAGGTAGTCAGGATGAGCAGGTCCCATcggaaggggaaggggaaggggaagtaggGGACTGGTAGAGTTGATCATCACTCTAGCATCTGCCAAGTGTTGAAATTAGACCATAATCATGAATTTGCATTCTCACCTCTTATACCGCATTGCATGTATTGTCGTTCATCTGTATCACTCGTGCACGGGTCCAATAATCTCCCGTAGGCAATTAGCGAATAGCACCACCAAGGATATATGGATCGCAAATGCATAACAGTCAATAAATCCTAAAAACCTAGAACCTAGAACTAACCCCCTACAACTACTACAAACCCACCATCTATGGCGCCGAGATCTGGCCGACGTTCCTATGAGCATCACCACCTAGGTTATCAGGAATGGCATATCGCGTATCTGCCTCTGATAATAGGCTACCACCGAATAAGGTCTGTCCGTTCTTGGCGTGGAAAGCTGCCAGACGAGCTTCCACTTCTGGTCCTGTTGTCGAGCAAATAATATAATTAGCATTTATTGTCATCGATGAACACAATACAGACAGAGAATTGACATTTAAGATGGTTACCATCATAAATCAGAGTAAAGAGGAAGTGGACCTACGGAAATGCCTCATCAACCCCTGAATAGGCCAAGCAGCCGCATCACCCAACGCGCAGATAGTGTGCCCTTCAACCTGCTTGGTCAATTCCAACAACAtatcaatctctctctcctgCGCTCGTCCCTCTACCATTCGATccatcatgttcatcatcCATGTCGTACCCTCCCTACAAGGTGTGCATTGACCGCACGACTCGTGTTTGTAGAATTTGGAGAATCGAGCGATGGCAGAGATCATATCGGTTGTTTGGTCCATTACGATTACTGCTCCGGTTCCGAGGGATGTCTGGGCGTCTTTGAGGGAATCGTAGTCCATCCTGCGATAGTCGCATAAACAGATGTCAGCAAATCATTATTGCAGAATGTATGTAGTTATGTTTAGTGTGTGAGTGGTGGGATTGCGATGACAagtgggtgggatggtgatACCTCGAGTGAGACAGGAGACAAAACACTCACAAGACTTTCTCACAATCCGATCGAGGAATGACGGGCACCGAACAACCACCAGGAATAATACCCTTCAAATTCTGCCATCCACCTCTAATACCTCCACAATGCTTCTCTATAAGTTCCTGCAAAGGGATGGacatctcctcctcgaccacaCAGGGGTTATTCACATGTCCGGAGATACAGTAAACTTTGGTACCGGAATTTCGTTCTCTTCCGAAGCCTGCGAACCATGCTCCACCTCGTCGGGCAATCGTAGGAGCCACAGCGACGGTCTCGACGTTGGCGACTGTGGTGGGACATCCGAAAAGACCGACATCGGCTGGGAAGGGGGGCTTCAATCTTGGTTTACCCTGTTTACCTTCGATGGACTCGATCAGGGCGGTCTCCTCTCCACAGATATAAGCTCCAGCACCTCGGTGCAGGTAGACGTCGAAATCGTAGCCTGATCCACAGGCATTCTTACCGATCAGACCGGCTTTGTACGCTTCGTCGATTGCTTGTTGAACGTGCGAGGCTTCTTGGTAGAATTCTCCTCGGATATAGATGTACGCTGTGTATCAATCATCGATGTTAGCTTGGTTGCTTGTGAATGACAACCCAGACTTTGATCAGATGGATTGAGATaaaatcaactcaccagcattGGCATTCATTCCTCGTCCAGCTACCAGACACCCCTCAACGAGCTTATGGGGATCACCTCGCATGATCTCTCGATCTTTACATGTTCCAGGTTCACCTTCATCCGCATTGACGACGAGGTATCGAGGTCTGTGTGAGTTATAGTGATAGGACAGTTAGGATCAGCTCTAGACTGCTAGAAAATCGAGCACGAAGCTAAACCGTCAACTCACCTAGGATCTTTCTCCCATCCAGGTTTGTTCACTAATCACAGACACcacatcgatatcatcagtaCAATATCCCAACCGGATCAACGAGATCGATACTCGAGCCAAGTCGAACTACCACCTTTGCTTCGTGATATGGTATGAAAGAGACACCCACTGAAACTCCACTTCAACCCGGAAGGAAACCCAGCCCcacctctccccctcaaaCCTGAATCCTTGATCGTCTGGATGATCCAGCTATCACCCTTGAGTATGATCTCCTTGGTCTTGTGCCAATCTCCTCTACTCTGCGCTCCTTTCAACCCATGATCATGCTTCAGGTACAGATTGGTGAAGATTCGATCTTGGTCTTTGAGACCTCCATAATGTCTTACAGGGGGGTCAGAGACGGTTGCGAGTGATCGAGATTGGTTGACTATCCTCGAtctggaagaagaagctttaggaagggaaagggaggggagggaacGTGTTATGGCTCGTGATCTGATCATTTTTGTGCTTGTACTGCTGATGGTTATACAAGCTaggtatggatgaagatatggataGGTTTTGGTATACGATACGATCGATGTTCACTTGTCTGTTATAATTGAGCTCACCCTCGTTGGCTGTATATAACATCCCTAACTCTATTGGGTGGGACCAATCACACGTGGCGGATATCACGGATTTACATGAATGTGGCACGCACTCGCGGTGTCGTGTTAACGCTTTAACTCATGTGCTTGACTTGGAtgagtggaggtggtccagcTGTATCCAACTCAGACCAGACAATGGACGATCTAATAGAAGCATATTGTCTCTACTACTATCAATAACAATCACTTTGAGATACGGCCAGCCCTAACTCTAGCAGTTCCCAGCAGACTTGACCTCTCACGCCAATAATgacatcttccctcccctcatccaacatcctcctcaacccccttccCGAGATCCGCGCAGCTCTGAAATCAAATTCCTTCGGTATATCCTCGTCTCGTATAATAGAGGATAACTCTTTCCCCATAACGCAGCAAGATCTGGAGAGTGTTAAAGATGAGATTAGAAGTACTGGTATGACCAGCCCGAGGGTAGTGGGTAGGGCGGATATAATGCTGAGGCAGGGGGAAGGAATGGTGGGAGTTAGGTTGGATAGGAGTGGGTGGACGGTGAGTTCTTGCCTTCACTTCTGTCGGTGGGTTATGTCATTTCATCCGGGATATCATGAAAAAGCCATTTGTACGCGCGCGCGCGCgagagagagtgagagagagtAGAGCAAAGTGAAGTTTTTGTCTCCACATCGCATTCACCCAAATTCCAAAAGGCGTTGGACGACCTGTCGTTCAAGCTTCCTGGCACGATACTTTACATATACGTCAATCAGATCCAatatcgatcaaatcaagaAAACCTCAGCTGACGCTTACTCTGCTCTTTCGTTGATTATAGGTCGAATCGATACAAAAAGCAACTCCTCAGATACATCCAAAGCTAGATAGAACGTACGAGAGCCTGGAATCTCTGTTGATTGATCTCAGTCCGTCGTACGTCAAGGAAATGAACAACGAGATTTGGAAGAGGTTTGGGATGGATAAGAacggaggagatgaagaggaaaacGAAAGCATATAGCATCGGACTCAGTCTTCGAAGaatcatcaacttcttcctTCAGTTAGCTGCTCAcggatgagggagaggttATATCGGTAGATGAGCGGATAGTCAATATATCCCTTTCGTCCgtatatgtatatattgTTGGAATTATATTATGTATACATCCAGTGCAAGCTGCGAACAGTTCGTAGATCCGAAATCAAGAGTGGTGCATCCCAGACCTATCAAAGTACATACATAAGTCCCTTACTCGGATTTAGGCTTGCTGAGGACTCGGTGCGAGGATTCTCGGAAGACGTATTGCTTTGAGCCTGGTTGACCTTCGGCTGGAGGGGGAGCGGTGATAGTGTCGATTTGGGCTATCCGAGGGGCGTGACATATCAGCGATAATTCACCGAGCGAGTCGAAGCAGACGCAGAGGGAGGGCTAAGAGAGAGCGACGAAAAGAAGTGCTGTGGATTGACTGTGTGTATATGTAAAACACTATGGTCGGACATGAAAATGTATGATTTGAGATATAAGATACCCACCCTCCACGTAGAGCAATGAACCAGGTTGTAACTTCTCGAGAGCCTCGGCAGCTCGGTCTTTGAAGTTGAATACGGTGAACCAGGATGATTCTCGGACGGGGTCTATGTTATGTACATACATCAGCTTGTCTGACACCTGAACGAAGCGCGGTTtacgatagctgatgaatACTATTATCACAGTAAGGGGAAGAGTGGTATACTCACAACCTTGCTCGTCAAGAACGGGTTCTGCAACGAGCATCACCGTGTCAGCGCCGCATTCACTGTGGAATGCACGATAGATATAGGATACTCACTACCCTCAGCATCCCGTTTACCGGGCTTGGTAACAGCGAGAGAGTATCTGCAGgaatatcagcatcatcgtcGGATCGTCGATGGCTGTTTAGCTGCTTGTGAACGTTGTCACCCACCTGTAGTAATCTTGTCCACCGCTGGTAGTTCCCTTCTCAGGGACAGCACCGAGTCTACCGACAAGTTGAGCTTTAGATACGAACGATCTAGTTTGCATTTGAGCAGCGGGGGCTCGGAGGGTCTAAATGGTATGATGTGAGTTATCAGCCGAGGGCGGACggtgaaagtggaggatgaggacgcGTCGAAGGTGATAAGATAAGTAGTATATGGGGAGAAAGGACATACTTTGAGGGCGGTTGATCGGAACATGTTGGTTGGGGTTGATCTAGTTGCGTGTTATAggaatgagatgggaagagaagaagaattggatttggatctgTTTACACTATTTGACTactatatatatgtgtatacAATGGAGTGAGgaatgtcaatgtcaatcaccaatcaatcaatgTTCATGTCCACTTCCCAATTCCGGCGCgtgagagagaaggggagaggtCCGTGCGTACTATACTGTTAATTGGGTGGCAACTTCATTATTCGTCGTACACCGTACCTTACCCCTGCATGGATCTCACATGGTATAGACTCCCATATCACCGGATTAGCGCATACCGGCAATTATGGTTTGTGGCAGGAACAGCATGTCTGCCGGTGCGGGGTAAGGTTGATATGAGTGTGGGGTATAAACACGAAATCAACGAGATAGACGTGTTTTGACGAGGAGATCCAATTTCAGAGTGTGTAATGTTCAATCctgagatgaggttgaacaagatgaaaCAATAGAGACACTCTGgcatcatctcatcctctgctgTTCATCTCCCACTTCATCTTAGCTGGCAAGGTTTATACCCCCATCGCATCACACCAATCAGCACTATGACGACCTCACCCGAAGCTGGCCCGTCACGTTCACGCCAAACTCGAAATGACACTCGAACAATGGATGACGAGATACCCGATTCAGAAGTGGACGAGTTGAACTCCGTGggatcatcacccaagagGAATAGGCGGTATGATACTGCCTCGTCGGATCCTCTGGCATTCAGCGAAGGGGGCAGTCCGGTAAATGTAAAGAGGGGATTACCTATATACGgcggagatgaggatggaggaaatACGAGCTTATTCGGTAAATCTGGTAAAGCACTCAAGAGGCTGAATGGGAAACATGCTTCTGATAGTAGAGGAGCATCGGTATCGAGTTCAAGCTCCAGGATCGTAGCTGAAACCGGTACCAAACCGCAAGCTAGAAAATCGACAGCTTCAATCTCACGTAATCCCTCTCGAGAAGGGTCCACAGCGGGTTCTCACCTATCGAGTAAGTTAAAGAAGGCGAGCGCTACCAGAGCATCCACAACACCTCATCGAGACGATCAACGAGAAAAAGGATTTAATCAAATGCAAAATAATCGCAATACTCCTATCGTCATCGACTCCGACTCAGACGCAGAATCTcaatcttccatcatcaAATCAAGACGGAAGAACGAGCCCATCATTGAGATCCCGCTCAAAAGCTTAGATGTAGTCAGGTCGTATGCGCATTTACGACGAAACACGACGAACCCGACTGAGAAAAGCAGAAGGAAATTACCTGGTATCGCTTCTGAAGCAAGTTCGTACCCTTCGAGTGATTCTTCGTCTGTCATAGTCCTGAGGAAAAGACGACGTAAAGGATCTTCAATATCTTATGGCGAGGAGTATGACGAGGACggagatgttgagatgaGCGAGGATGATTTCGAGAGTGTTAGCGATGAGGTTGCTTTGAGGAGGAGCGGGAGGTCTGGACCAGCTGCTAGACGAGGtaggagagatgaagatggggagattGCGGATAGAACGAGGGCGAGGAGACATATTGTGAGTTAATAATCTTCCTTCATCATTATCACACGGCGATATCGGTTTTCTGTGAcagatagaagaggagacgTGGACAAGGCGAGACAAGGGAGAAGACGTATCGTCAACGAGACGACACGGGGACGAAGAGATGATAGGACGCTCGGTCCTCCTTTGTTGGAAAGCTTTGATACAAAGGAAATGAATTGAATTATCATATCCTTTCAAGATCAACTTTCACTTATTCCGGTCACTTTCATTTCATCTCTCTCGTATCTCTGTAAACCCATTTTATCCTCTTATACAATCGCACTATCAGCTAATACCGCGACACATTGAATAGAGCATCCCCCGATCATCCGTCTCGACATTCTCCAGTACCGAATCCAACTCTGACTCCGATTCAAGAGAGTACAGATCAACTCATAAAAATAAAGGAAAGGCCGGGATGGTAGCCTCCAACAAACGACAAGCCAAGGCCCTATCGAGCGAAGATGACGATTTCAATTTGATTTCCATGTCTTCCGATGAGACTGACCAATCTGATATGTCAGATTATGCGAGATCCAACaagggtaaagggaaggggaaaggaaaggccaatggaggaggaggtaaagTGAAGGTTACGCAGGATGATCTGTATACCCATAGAGCGGTAAGTTGTTcatttctctccttctttcagGAAAACGAGGAATTTCAGCTTATTGTCCACTATATGTGCGATAGTTCTGCGAGAAATGTTCGAGAGAGCCTGCCGATGATATCCTCTACAGAGCTAACAATaggaagaacaggaagaagaagaagaggaggaatgaggaggacgatgttATGATcagtgaggaggaattggCGAATATGCTGGAAGGATGGTTAGAGGTACGTTCCTTCTCTGCAGCTCATCTTCGGTCTTCGCGATTGTGAAACGATAGCTGATTTTGAGTAAATCTGATAGTGCGAGAAATGTGTAGTCTCTTCTCACTGGGTGTGTAGCTGTATGATGTACTTTTGCCTAGACAAGagcaatcagctgatgattatGTCGTATATCTAGGGATGTCTCACTCCTGCTCAGAAGAAAGATGTTCTCACGGATATACGCGAGCGAGAAGGATCGCCTGCAGAAGGTGAAAAGCGTAGACGATCAGTGGCCGTCGACGAGTCTGCTACTTTCATATGTGCGAAATGTGTGCTCAATCCTGATTGTTTCGTATGTCACAAGGAtaagatcaaggagaagaacc includes:
- a CDS encoding NADH dehydrogenase [ubiquinone] flavoprotein 1, mitochondrial encodes the protein MIRSRAITRSLPSLSLPKASSSRSRIVNQSRSLATVSDPPVRHYGGLKDQDRIFTNLYLKHDHGLKGAQSRGDWHKTKEIILKGDSWIIQTIKDSGLRGRGGAGFPSGLKWSFMNKPGWEKDPRPRYLVVNADEGEPGTCKDREIMRGDPHKLVEGCLVAGRGMNANAAYIYIRGEFYQEASHVQQAIDEAYKAGLIGKNACGSGYDFDVYLHRGAGAYICGEETALIESIEGKQGKPRLKPPFPADVGLFGCPTTVANVETVAVAPTIARRGGAWFAGFGRERNSGTKVYCISGHVNNPCVVEEEMSIPLQELIEKHCGGIRGGWQNLKGIIPGGCSVPVIPRSDCEKVLMDYDSLKDAQTSLGTGAVIVMDQTTDMISAIARFSKFYKHESCGQCTPCREGTTWMMNMMDRMVEGRAQEREIDMLLELTKQVEGHTICALGDAAAWPIQGLMRHFRPEVEARLAAFHAKNGQTLFGGSLLSEADTRYAIPDNLGGDAHRNVGQISAP